GGTGCCGGTGACGGTGCGCGAGGTCGTGGCCCGGCGGCTGGCCGGGTTGCCGGAGCGTTCCATCACGGTGCTGCAGACCGCCGCGGTCGTCGGCCGTCAGTTCCCGCTCGCCGCCGTCGCAGCGGCCGTCGACCGCGACCTCGACGCAACGGCCGACGACCTGGACACCGCGCGCGCCGCAGGGCTGCTGCTGGAGACCGACGCAGAGGAGTACTCCTTTGCCCACGCGCTGACCCGGGACGCCGTGCTGGCGTCCCTGTCGACCAGCCGTGCCGCCCGTCTGCACGCCAGGGTGGCCCACGTGCTGGAGCGCGACGACCGCGTCCGCGTCCTGGTGCCGCGGCCGCAGCTGGTCTCCGAGCTGGCCCGCCACTGGCTGGCGGCCGGGCCCAGTCACAGCGACCGGGCATGGCCCGCCGCGGGGGACGCGGCCGCGCAGGCGCGCTCCCTGACGGCGTACGAGGAGGCGGCACGGCTGCGGCGCGCCGCCGTCGAGGCCCACCGGCGCACCGTCGGCGCCTCTCTCGAGATCCGCTCCGAGCTGCTGCTCGAGCTGGCGGCGGACGCTGCCTTCGCTGCCGACTGGCCGCAGGTCGTGGACGCGGCCGTGGAGGGCATCGCGCTGGGACGTGAGCTGGGTTCGCCCGCGCGGGTCGCCTCGGCTGCATCCGCGCTGACGCAGTACTGCGTGTGGCTGCCCCACGACATGGACGTCGTGATGGAGGACGCCGTGGACGACCTGCGGTGGGCGCTCACCCACGTGCCGGACGACGACGCCGTCAGCCGGTGCCGACTGCACCTCGCGTTGGCCGTCGAGCTCGTCTACGCGCCCGACTCCGCAGCGGAGACGCGGGCGCTGCTCGACACCGGTCTGGAGCTCGCTCGCAGGATCGGCGACCCCCTGCTGACCTGGTGGGCGTGCCGTGCCGCCTGGATGTCGTCGTGGCACCCCGCGGCCACGGTGCAGCGCGTGGCGCTGGCCGCAGAGGGTCTCGCGGCGGCAGAGGCCGCGGATGACGCGGCTGCCCAGGCTGTCTCCCACATCACGGCCGCGATCGACCATCTCGAGCTGGGCCACCGGGCGGACTTCGACCGCCACGCCGCGGTGGCGGTGGACATCGCTCACCGGGAGCGCCTGCCCTACGTGCTGCTCACCTGGCACTGGCTGCAGATGACCCTGGCGACGATGCGGGGCGACCAGCCGGAGGCGCAGCGTCATCTCGATGGCATCGGCGAGACCGCTCCGCGCACGGCCGTACCCAGCCGCGACCTGCAGCCGGTCGCGGCCGCCGCGATGCACGTGCTGTGGGCTGGGCCGCTCGAGACCGTGGCGGAGCTGATGGCCCAGGCTGCCGACCACGATCCGTCCGCGGTCATGCCGGCGCACGGGCTGCTGGCGAGGGCCGGCCTCGACGACCGGCTGCACGCGATGCTCGTGACCCATCCGCCCTCGGACGAGGTGTCGACGGGGTGGTCGCTGCTGGTCGACTGGGCGTTCGAGGCCGAGGCAGCGGCAGTCGTGGGGGATGCCGCCCTGGCCCGCGAGGCCGCGCTGCGGCTGACGCCGTACACCGATCGGATCGCCCTCGCCGGGGCCGCCCTGGCGGTGGGACCGGTCGCTGGGTACGTCGCGCTGACCCACGCGGTGCTGGGAGACCTCCCGGCGGCGGCCGCCCAGGCCGACGCAGCGACGGCAACGGCCCGGGACTTCGGCCTCACCGCGTACGTCGCCTGGCTGGAGCGATGGCGAGACAAGCTCGGCTTCTGACCGGGCTCCCGTCGGCATCGTGCCTGTCATCACCTGCGCACGAGCTCGACAGGCTCGGCCGCCGGCTCGGGCTCCCCGGCCCGTTCCTGCGCGGCACGTCCGACCTCGACGTCGACGTCGATGCGGGGGAGCACTCGGTCGAGCCAGGCGGGTATCCACCAGTTGCGGTGACCGAGCAGCGCCATGGTCGCGGGCACCAGCACCATGCGGACGAGGGTGGCATCGAGGGCGATCGCCACGGCCATGCCGAGACCCATCATCTTGAAGAACACCCCGGACTCGGCCGCGAAGCCGACGAACACCATCACCATCACCGCGGCGGCAGTGGTGATGACCGAGCTGGTGCTGGCCAGGCCGCGGGCCACGCTGCCCACCGCGTCGCCGGTGCGGACGTAGTCCTCCCGGATCCGGCTCAGCAGGAACACCTCGTAGTCCATCGACAGCCCGAACAAGATGGTGAACATGAGGATCGGCAGCCAGCTGGACACCGGTAGCGTGTGGTCGACGCCGAGCAGTCCCGCGCCCCAGCCCCACTGGAAGACCGCCACCAGGATGCCGTAGGCGGCGCCGACGCTGAGCAGGTTCATCACCGCGGCCTTGAGCGCCACGACCGGGGCCCGGAACATCAACGTCAGCATCACCATCGAGATGCCGACGACGAAGCCGATCACCAGCCACAGCCGGACCGCGAGCAGGTCGACGATGTCGGAGTAGACCGCGAGACCACCCGTGACCTCGACCCCCTCGGGCAGGTCGCTGCGCAGCCGCTCGATCAACGCCCCGGTACGCTCGTCGTTCGCGACGTAGGACGACTCGACCTGCACGACGGCGAGCGCACCGTCGGGCGAGTCGACCGGCTCGACGACCGTGGTGATGCCCGGGTCGGTCCGCAGAGTCGCGAGGACGTCCGTGACGTCGGCCTGGCCGAGCCGCTGGGTGTCGATGACCACCAGCAGCGGGGACGCGGCACCTCTCCCGAATCCGTCGGTGACCAGGTCGTGCGACCGGCGCAGCTGGTTGGAGGTCGCTTCGTCGGCGCCGCTGCCCGGCCAGGTGCGCAGGTCGACCACAGGCGCGGCGAGCGCCAGCAGCACCGTGGCGGCGACCAGTCCCCACGTC
This genomic interval from Nocardioides euryhalodurans contains the following:
- a CDS encoding BTAD domain-containing putative transcriptional regulator, with translation MRVLVLGSTAALRGDDDALALGARKPRSLVAALAMTPGRPVPADKLADLVWAGAPPRAAHGALHAYLSNLRRVLEPERTARGHSSVIETTDHGYVLHVAPADVDSHQFARDVRACEQTLAPLTSQVEAREPRGWPARGEIADAVDRLDAVLRTWRGEPYADLPDHPDVLAARSALEQVRESAEEARLMGLLGLGEHSAVLASTEQSTSRFPLRENLWAIHALALTRAGRQADALDALRTVRAVLADELGLDPGPQLRELEGAILRQATSLDVRAPAQASRALTTGPGVTAPSVAMARAAAPVFGRTSEQARLAGLVDRAREGRFAPGQLLGEPGIGKSRLAEDLVATARDHGVAVAFGRCSQDDGVPPLWPWRAVLSALGHSDGLQPDPVAEPDLGPEQLAFRTAQRIVTAVLDRAAVGPLLIVLEDLHWADEVSLRVLTLLVSEAPDECGLALLGTRRAHPEATGQLAMASEAFARRHALRLDLTGLDAEGATDLLRAVAGRELTTELASRWHDRSAGNPFFLMELASLAPDGHDEVPVTVREVVARRLAGLPERSITVLQTAAVVGRQFPLAAVAAAVDRDLDATADDLDTARAAGLLLETDAEEYSFAHALTRDAVLASLSTSRAARLHARVAHVLERDDRVRVLVPRPQLVSELARHWLAAGPSHSDRAWPAAGDAAAQARSLTAYEEAARLRRAAVEAHRRTVGASLEIRSELLLELAADAAFAADWPQVVDAAVEGIALGRELGSPARVASAASALTQYCVWLPHDMDVVMEDAVDDLRWALTHVPDDDAVSRCRLHLALAVELVYAPDSAAETRALLDTGLELARRIGDPLLTWWACRAAWMSSWHPAATVQRVALAAEGLAAAEAADDAAAQAVSHITAAIDHLELGHRADFDRHAAVAVDIAHRERLPYVLLTWHWLQMTLATMRGDQPEAQRHLDGIGETAPRTAVPSRDLQPVAAAAMHVLWAGPLETVAELMAQAADHDPSAVMPAHGLLARAGLDDRLHAMLVTHPPSDEVSTGWSLLVDWAFEAEAAAVVGDAALAREAALRLTPYTDRIALAGAALAVGPVAGYVALTHAVLGDLPAAAAQADAATATARDFGLTAYVAWLERWRDKLGF
- a CDS encoding MMPL family transporter translates to MNATLERLARFAVLHPWRTIAAWALVLGAVIGLATTLGGPAQEDWDIPDAPAQVGIDQLREHLPGYGNASAQVVVHDDVPIPPSVLAGLGADLAGLEHVDSLLPTRVSEDGRTALLVVQYDVPVTHSDVYQDIGPLEDTITPYEDDGLQIELGGELPSTAVGTIEGKGELVGVVAALVILLLLFRSVVAAGLPILVALGGLAIGLTGVTVLCGLMSVSPTAPTVASMVGLGVGLDYALLLLVRILDNLGTGEELVDAAAGAARTAGRSVVLAGTTVLVSLMGLRFSGLNTFAAFGFATAIAVISVVFSVLVLVPALSSLCRRRLRPRTARPGRTTSARTGHRAERWAHAVARRPLTWGLVAATVLLALAAPVVDLRTWPGSGADEATSNQLRRSHDLVTDGFGRGAASPLLVVIDTQRLGQADVTDVLATLRTDPGITTVVEPVDSPDGALAVVQVESSYVANDERTGALIERLRSDLPEGVEVTGGLAVYSDIVDLLAVRLWLVIGFVVGISMVMLTLMFRAPVVALKAAVMNLLSVGAAYGILVAVFQWGWGAGLLGVDHTLPVSSWLPILMFTILFGLSMDYEVFLLSRIREDYVRTGDAVGSVARGLASTSSVITTAAAVMVMVFVGFAAESGVFFKMMGLGMAVAIALDATLVRMVLVPATMALLGHRNWWIPAWLDRVLPRIDVDVEVGRAAQERAGEPEPAAEPVELVRR